CCTGGACGTCGCCACCGGCGAGGTGACGACGCTCGCGGGCACCGGCCGGCAGTGGTGGCAGGGCTCGCCCACCTCCGGCCCGGCGCGCGAGGTGGACCTGTCCTCACCGTGGGACGTGGCCGTGTTCGGCGGCCGGGTGTGGATCGCGATGGCGGGCGTGCACCAGCTGTGGACGTACGACCCCGAGGCGGGCACGGTCCAGGCCGCGGCGGGGACGACCAACGAGGGGCTGGTGGACGGGCCCGGCGCCGAGGCCTGGTTCGCGCAGCCCTCGGGCCTCGCGGCGACAAAGGAGCGGCTCTGGCTCGCCGACTCCGAGACCTCCGCGCTGCGCTGGGTCGACCCCGAGGGGGCGGTCCACACGGCGGTCGGCACCGGTCTGTTCGACTTCGGTCACCGGGACGGAGCGGCGGACCAGGCCCTGCTCCAGCACCCGCTGGGGGTGACGGCGCTGCCGGACGGCTCGGTGGCGGTCAGCGACACCTACAACCACGCGCTGCGCCGCTACGACCCGGCGACGGGCGAGGTCACCACGCTCGCCACGGATCTGCGCGAGCCCAGTGACGCGGTGGTCGTCGGCGAGGACATCGTGGTCGTGGAGTCGGCGCGGCACCGGCTGACCCGGCTGCGGCTGCCCGAGGAGGCGGTCCGGGTGGACGCGGTGGCGCACCGCACGCAGCGGGCGGCCACGGAGGTCGCGCCCGGCGCGCTGCGCCTCGACGTGATCTTCCAGGCGCCGGCCGGCCAGAAGCTGGACACGCGCTACGGTCCGTCGACCAGGCTGCTGGTCTCCTCGACGCCGCCGGAGCTGCTGCGGGCGGGCGAGGGCGCGGGCACGGACCTGGCCCGCACGCTGGAGCTGGATTCGTCCATATCCGAGGGCGTGCTGCACGTCTCGGCGATGGCTGCCTCCTGCGACACGCCGTCCGACAGCGGCTCCGCCGCGGGTCCGGCCAACGAGTACCCGGCGTGCCACGTCCACCAGCAGGACTGGGGCGTCCCGGTGCGCGTCACCGAGGGCGGCGCGGACCGGCTGCCGCTGGTGCTGGCGGGGATGGACACCGCCGGGACCGACTGAGCGCCGCGCGCGGCGCACGCGGCGGGCACGGGGGCCCGGCGGCCGTCAGACCCCGTACCCGTCGCTGTAGCCGTCGCCGGTGTGATGGTGGTGGTGCCGTTCCTCCTCGACGACCGTCGTCGTGGGCGGCACCATGACGCGGCGGCGCCTGGCGATGCTGCTGAACGTGGTGACCCCGATGAGTCCGACGATCATGAAGATGAGTCCGACGAGATCGAGGTTGACACCGTTCATGTGCCAGTCGGTCGCGAACGTGAGTATGGCCCCCACGGCGATGAGGATGATGCATCCGCCCAGGCCCATGAGATTGCCCTCCCTGTCGTGCCGGAACCTCCGGCCCCGTTCGGGTACCCCCGGGGCGCACCGGCATGCGGAACCCCGGCTCCCGCCCGTCGCGAGGGGGCGGAAACGGGAGCCGGTGGAGGGGTTCTGACGGGGTGTGGGGAGGCGGTCCCGGCGGCCCGAGCCTGGGCCGGGCGCGGCGGCTCAGTCCTCCAGAAACGCCGTCAGGGCGCTCGCCAGCAGGTACGGGTCGGCGGCGGCGCACATCTCGCGGGCGCTGTGCATGGAGAGGATGGCGACGCCGATGTCCACGGTCCGGATGCCGTGGCGGGCGGCGGTGATGGGGCCGATGGTCGTGCCGCACGGCATGGAGTTGTTCGAGACGAAGGACTGGAAGGGCACGCCGGCCCTCTCGCAGGCCGCCGCGAACACGGCCCGCCCCGAACCGTCGGTGGCGTAGCGGTTGTTGGCGTTGACCTTGAGGATCGGTCCGCCGCCGGCCCGGGGGTGGTGCGTGGGGTCGTGCCGCTCGGCGTAGTTGGGGTGGACGGCGTGGCCGACGTCGGAGGAGAGGCAGATCGTCGCGGCCAGGGCGCGCGCCCGGTCCTCGTAGGAGCCGCCCCGGGCGAGCACGGAGCGCTCCAGGACGGAGCCGAGCAGCGGTCCGTCGGCGCCGGTGTCGGACTGGGAGCCGGTCTCCTCGTGGTCGAAGGCGGCGAGGACGGGAATGGAGGTGAGGTTTTCCGGCGAGGCCGCGGCGGCGGTCAGCGCGGCGACGCCGGCGTGCACGGAGAGGAGGTTGTCCAGGCGGGGGGAGGCGAGCAGTTCGCGGTCGCGGCCGAGGTAGGCGGGCGGTTCCACGGGATACGTCATCAGGTCCCAGCCGGTGACCTCGCCGGCGGAGAGCTCCAGCTCGTGCTCCAGGAAGGCGATCAGGTCGCCGTCGCGCACGTCGGTGCCGAGCCCCCACACGGGCTGGAGGTGGCGCTGCTTGTCGAGCTGGAGGCCGTCGGAGCTGACGGAGCGGTCCAGGTGGATGGCGAGCTGGGGGACGCGCAGCAGCGGCCGGTCGACGTCGACGAGGCGGGTGGAGCCGTCCCGCAGGACGACGCGTCCGGCGAGTCCCAGGTCGCGGTCGAGCCAGGAGTTCATCAGCGGGCCGCCGTAGATCTCGACGGCGACCTGCCGCCAGCCGTGCGCGCCGCTGTCGGGGAGCGGCTTGACCCGCAGGTTGGGGGAGTCGGTGTGGGCGCCGAGGATGCGGAAGGGGGTGTGGGGGGCGGCGCCCTCGGGGACGTACCAGGCGATCAGCGCGCCACCGCGCAGCACGTAACGGCCGCCGGTGCCGGCGGGGGACGCCGCCGGGGTCTCCGCGTCCCAGGCGTCCGTCTCGGCGACCTGCCGGAATCCGGCCTTCTCCAGCCGCTCGGCGGCGCTCGCCACCGCGTGGTACGGCGACGGGCTCGCCGTCACGAAGGACATCAGGTCGTCGGTGTGGCCGCGGTCGAAGCGGGGGGATGTGCGCATGGGTTCACCTTAACGACGGCGAAGGGCCCGCTCCCGGGGATCAGGAGCGGGCCCTGGTGAGGACGGTGTGGAGGTCGGACAGGCCGGGCCGTGCGGACCCCGGACGGACCGGGGCGAAGTTACCCGCGTAGCACGGTCGCTGCCTGCTGCGGACGGTCCGTCAGAAAGCGGACTCGTCCAGCTCCATGAGGTCCAGGTCGACGCCGGAGGCCAGCTTGCGGGCCAGGGTCAGACCGGGCAGGACATTGGCCGCGAAGAACTTCGCTGCCGCGATCTTGCCCTGGTAGAAGGCCCGGTCCCGGGAGGAGGCGGTCTCCAGCTTCTCGACGGCGACCGCGGCCCCCTTGAGCAGCAGATAGCCGACGATCACGTCACCGGAGGCGAGCAGCAGGCGGGTGGTGTTGAGGCCCACCTTGTAGATGTTCCTGGTGTCCTGCTCGGTGGCGGCGAGGTCGGTGAGCATCAGGCCGACGACCGACTCCAGCTCGACGGCGGCCTTGGCCAGGTGCTCGCGGGCGCCCGCCAGCTCCTCGCCGCCGGTGCCCAGCTCCAGGAACTTCTTGATGTCCCCGGCGAGCGAGTTCAGTGCCGCGCCCTGGTTGCGGACGATCTTCCGGAAGAAGAAGTCCTGGCCCTGGATCGCGGTGGTGCCCTCGTACAGGGTGTCGATCTTGGCGTCGCGGATGTACTGCTCGATCGGGTACTCCTGGAGGAACCCGGAGCCGCCGAAGGTCTGCAGCGACTGGGCGAGCTGCTCGTAGCCCTTCTCGGAGCCGTAGCCCTTGACGATCGGCAGGAGCAGGTCGTTCAGGGCGTGCTCGGCGGTGGCGTCCTCGCCCTCGGCCTCCTTCACCGCGATCGTGTCCTGCACGGAGGCGGTGTACATGACCAGCGCGCGCATGCCCTCCGCGTACGCCTTCTGCGTCATGAGCGAGCGGCGGACGTCGGGGTGGTGGGTGATGGTGACCTTGGGCGCGGTCTTGTCCATGAAGTTGGCGAGGTCCGGACCCTGCACGCGCTCCTTGGCGTACTCCAGCGCGTTGAGGTAGCCGGTGGAGAGCGTGGAGATCGCCTTCGTGCCGACCATCATGCGGGCGAACTCGATGATGCGGAACATCTGGCGGATGCCGTCGTGCTTGTCGCCGATCAGCCAGCCCTTGGCGGGGTGGCGGTCACCGAAGGTCATCTCGCAGGTGTTGGAGGCCTTCAGGCCCATCTTGTGCTCGACGTTGGTGGCGTAGACGCCGTTGCGCTCGCCCAGCTCGCCGGTCTCGAAGTCGAACAGGTACTTCGGGACGAGGAAGAGGGAGAGGCCCTTGGTGCCGGGTCCGGCGCCCTCGGGGCGGGCGAGGACGTAGTGGAGGATGTTCTCCTCCATGTCGTGCTCGCCGGAGGTGATGAACCGCTTCACGCCCTCGATGTGCCAGGAGCCGTCCTCCTGCTGGACCGCCCTGGTGCGGCCGGCGCCCACGTCCGAGCCGGCGTCCGGCTCGGTGAGGACCATCGTGGAGCCCCACTGCTTGTCGACGGCGATCTTCGCGAGCCGCTTCTGCTGCTCGGTGCCCTCCTCGAAGAGGATGCGGGCGAAGGCGGGGCCGGAGGAGTACATCCAGATCGCCGGGTTGGCGCCCAGGATCAGCTCCGCGTAGGCCCAGATCAGGGACGGCGGGGCGGTGGTGCCGCCGATCTCCTCGGGCAGGCCGAGCCGCCAGTACTCGGAGTCCATGAAGGCGCGGTAGCTCTTCTTGAACGTCTCGGGCAGGGGCGCGGTGTTGGTCTCCGGGTCGAAGACCGGGGGGTTGCGGTCGGCGTCGGCGAAGGACTCGGCGAGCTCGTTCTCCGCGAGGCGGGTCAGCTCCTCGAGGATGCTCCGGGCGGTGTCGACGTCCATCTCCGCGAACGGGCCGGTCCCGTACAGCTTGTCGCGGCCGAGCACCTCGAAGAGGTTGAACTCGATGTCGCGGAGATTCGGCTTGTAGTGGCCCATGGCGACGGCTCCGTTGCGGGATCGGCGAGGTGCGGACTCCTCGCGGTTGCTTCACGTACCAATAAGTAGCTCCGATGATGCTACCCGTCGGTAATAAGAAGCAACCCCCGAACCCGTGGTGTGGCCGACCCCTCTCCGTCCGTTTCCCGTCCGTTCCCCGGTTCGCGGGGCGGGGGCGCCCATTACGCTGTGGGGCATGTACGGCTACCAGAACACCGGTGCGCAGCAGTACGCCTCGCCGCAGGACATCCCCGGACAGATGCCGGGGGGCCAGATGTCCGGCGGGCAGATGCCCGGCGGCTACGGCCAGACGCCGCCGCTGTACCCCGAGCCGTCGCCGCCCTCGCTCGCCGAGGCGGTCCGCGCGTTCACCACCGGCCAGGTGACCGCCGAGGACTTCCAGCAGATCTTCGCCACCTCCAAGGTGTACTGCCCGCGCGGCGACAACCCCGGCTTCCTCGCGTTGCACAACACCCAGCAGCCCGTGATCCCGATGTTCACCTCGCTCAAGGAGCTGCGGCGGTACGCGGGCAAGGAGTCCAAGTACTTCGTGATCACCGGAGCCGAGGTGATCGACCTGCTGCCGACCGGGTACGGCTTCGTCCTCGACATGGAGGGGGAGCACCGGATGGTGTTCGACGCGAAGTCGGTCGAGCAGATGGTCGAGTTCGCGATGCGGCGGATGTATGGCTAGACGCCATCGCTGCGCGGACGGATAGAGGGGCCCGCGCCCCGTACGGGGCGCAGGACCACCCGGAGCCCGGAGGGAATGCCCTCCGGGCTCTCCGCGTTCCGGGTGGCAGGAAGTTCAACGTTCAACTAGACTTCGAGCACAAGGAGGTACCGACATGCCTGCAGTGACCGTCGAGAACCCGCTCACCCTCCCGCGTGTGGGCGCGCCGGCCGACGCCGTGGCCCGCCCCGTGCTCGCCGTGACGACCGCGCCCAGCGGCTACGAAGGGGAGGGCTTCCCGGTCCGCCGCGCGTTCGCAGGGATCAACTACCGCCATCTCGACCCGTTCATCATGATGGACCAGATGGGTGAGGTGGACTACGCACCGGGCGAGCCGAAGGGCACGCCCTGGCACCCCCACCGCGGCTTCGAGACCGTCACCTACATCATCGACGGCACCTTCGACCACCAGGACAGCCACGGCGGTGGCGGCACCATCACCAACGGCGACACCCAGTGGATGACGGCCGGCTCCGGCCTGCTGCACATCGAGGCGCCGCCGGAGTCCCTGGTCGTCTCGGGCGGTCTCTTCCACGGCATCCAGCTGTGGGTCAACCTCCCGGCCGCCGACAAGATGATGGCCCCGCGCTACCAGGACATCCGCGGCGGCCAGGTGCGGCTGCTCACCACTCCCGACGGCGGCGCGCTGCTCCGCGTCATCGCCGGTGAGCTGGACGGGCACGAGGGCCCCGGCATCACCCACACCCCGATCACCCTCG
The DNA window shown above is from Streptomyces sp. NBC_00670 and carries:
- a CDS encoding thioredoxin-like domain-containing protein, producing the protein MSESTSRRVRVRAPELVGKGGWLNTGDTSYTLADLRGRIVVLDFWTFCCINCLHVLDELRELEEKHRDTVVIIGVHSPKFVHEAEHQAVVDAVERYGVEHPVLDDPELATWKQYAVRAWPTLVVIDPEGYVVAQHAGEGHAHAIAKLVEELEAEHAAKGTLRRGDGPYVAPEPQPTTLRFPGKALLLPSGNLLVSDTTRHQLVELAADGESVVRRIGAGVRGFADGPADAATFSEPQGLALLADGAVVVADTVNHALRRLDVATGEVTTLAGTGRQWWQGSPTSGPAREVDLSSPWDVAVFGGRVWIAMAGVHQLWTYDPEAGTVQAAAGTTNEGLVDGPGAEAWFAQPSGLAATKERLWLADSETSALRWVDPEGAVHTAVGTGLFDFGHRDGAADQALLQHPLGVTALPDGSVAVSDTYNHALRRYDPATGEVTTLATDLREPSDAVVVGEDIVVVESARHRLTRLRLPEEAVRVDAVAHRTQRAATEVAPGALRLDVIFQAPAGQKLDTRYGPSTRLLVSSTPPELLRAGEGAGTDLARTLELDSSISEGVLHVSAMAASCDTPSDSGSAAGPANEYPACHVHQQDWGVPVRVTEGGADRLPLVLAGMDTAGTD
- a CDS encoding DUF6458 family protein; this encodes MGLGGCIILIAVGAILTFATDWHMNGVNLDLVGLIFMIVGLIGVTTFSSIARRRRVMVPPTTTVVEEERHHHHHTGDGYSDGYGV
- a CDS encoding M18 family aminopeptidase is translated as MRTSPRFDRGHTDDLMSFVTASPSPYHAVASAAERLEKAGFRQVAETDAWDAETPAASPAGTGGRYVLRGGALIAWYVPEGAAPHTPFRILGAHTDSPNLRVKPLPDSGAHGWRQVAVEIYGGPLMNSWLDRDLGLAGRVVLRDGSTRLVDVDRPLLRVPQLAIHLDRSVSSDGLQLDKQRHLQPVWGLGTDVRDGDLIAFLEHELELSAGEVTGWDLMTYPVEPPAYLGRDRELLASPRLDNLLSVHAGVAALTAAAASPENLTSIPVLAAFDHEETGSQSDTGADGPLLGSVLERSVLARGGSYEDRARALAATICLSSDVGHAVHPNYAERHDPTHHPRAGGGPILKVNANNRYATDGSGRAVFAAACERAGVPFQSFVSNNSMPCGTTIGPITAARHGIRTVDIGVAILSMHSAREMCAAADPYLLASALTAFLED
- a CDS encoding acyl-CoA dehydrogenase, with protein sequence MGHYKPNLRDIEFNLFEVLGRDKLYGTGPFAEMDVDTARSILEELTRLAENELAESFADADRNPPVFDPETNTAPLPETFKKSYRAFMDSEYWRLGLPEEIGGTTAPPSLIWAYAELILGANPAIWMYSSGPAFARILFEEGTEQQKRLAKIAVDKQWGSTMVLTEPDAGSDVGAGRTRAVQQEDGSWHIEGVKRFITSGEHDMEENILHYVLARPEGAGPGTKGLSLFLVPKYLFDFETGELGERNGVYATNVEHKMGLKASNTCEMTFGDRHPAKGWLIGDKHDGIRQMFRIIEFARMMVGTKAISTLSTGYLNALEYAKERVQGPDLANFMDKTAPKVTITHHPDVRRSLMTQKAYAEGMRALVMYTASVQDTIAVKEAEGEDATAEHALNDLLLPIVKGYGSEKGYEQLAQSLQTFGGSGFLQEYPIEQYIRDAKIDTLYEGTTAIQGQDFFFRKIVRNQGAALNSLAGDIKKFLELGTGGEELAGAREHLAKAAVELESVVGLMLTDLAATEQDTRNIYKVGLNTTRLLLASGDVIVGYLLLKGAAVAVEKLETASSRDRAFYQGKIAAAKFFAANVLPGLTLARKLASGVDLDLMELDESAF
- a CDS encoding SseB family protein → MYGYQNTGAQQYASPQDIPGQMPGGQMSGGQMPGGYGQTPPLYPEPSPPSLAEAVRAFTTGQVTAEDFQQIFATSKVYCPRGDNPGFLALHNTQQPVIPMFTSLKELRRYAGKESKYFVITGAEVIDLLPTGYGFVLDMEGEHRMVFDAKSVEQMVEFAMRRMYG
- a CDS encoding pirin family protein; amino-acid sequence: MPAVTVENPLTLPRVGAPADAVARPVLAVTTAPSGYEGEGFPVRRAFAGINYRHLDPFIMMDQMGEVDYAPGEPKGTPWHPHRGFETVTYIIDGTFDHQDSHGGGGTITNGDTQWMTAGSGLLHIEAPPESLVVSGGLFHGIQLWVNLPAADKMMAPRYQDIRGGQVRLLTTPDGGALLRVIAGELDGHEGPGITHTPITLVHATVAPGAEVTLPWREDFNGLAYVLAGRGSVGTDRRPVHVGQTAVFGAGSALTVRADERQDSNTPDLEVLLLGGRPIREPMAHYGPFVMNTREELQQAFEDFQKGRLGTVPAVHGMTEQGPAGE